In the Acropora muricata isolate sample 2 chromosome 10, ASM3666990v1, whole genome shotgun sequence genome, one interval contains:
- the LOC136931843 gene encoding flotillin-1-like encodes MVFFETCGPNEAMVVSGVCHSKPALVTGGRIFVWPVVQTLQKISLNTMTLNVESPRVYTRHGVPISVTGIAQVKIQGQNQEMLFAACQQFLGKSVAEIRSVALETLEGHQRAIMGTMTVEEIYKDRKKFSKSVFEVASSDLVNMGVSVVSYTIKDIRDDEGYLHALGMARTAQVKRDARIGEAEAKRDSGIKEALADEARMRAKFENDTEIAKAKRDYELKKAAYDIEVFTKKAQSQLAYDLQASITKQKIKEEEMQIKVVERSQQINVQEQEIQRKERELEANIKRPAEADKYKTETLAEANKNRVILEAEAEAEAIRVKGEAEAFAIEAKAKAEAEQMAKKADAWKEYREAAVVDMVLETMPKIAAEVAAPLSQCKKIVMVSNGQSDVGASKITAEILDIVSNLPKSVEALTGIDISKSMRLTNRV; translated from the exons GATTTCTCTGAATACAATGACATTAAATGTTGAATCTCCAAGAGTGTACACTCGCCATGGGGTGCCGATTTCTGTGACCGGAATCGCACAA GTGAAAATCCAAGGTCAAAATCAGGAAATGTTGTTTGCAGCTTGCCAACAATTTCTTGGTAAATCAGTGGCAGAGATTCGAAGTGTTGCCTTAGAAACACTG GAGGGTCATCAGAGAGCCATTATGGGCACAATGACGGTTGAG GAGATCTACAAAGATCGCAAGAAGTTTTCCAAGAGTGTATTTGAG GTGGCTTCCTCGGATTTGGTCAACATGGGGGTCAGTGTAGTTAGCTACACGATAAAGGATATTCGGGATGATGAG GGATACTTGCATGCTCTTGGTATGGCCAGGACTGCACAGGTCAAAAGAGATGCAAGGATTGGTGAGGCAGAAGCCAAGAGAGACTCAGGAATAAAA GAAGCTTTGGCTGACGAGGCACGAATGAGAGCCAAGTTTGAGAATGACACAGAAATTGCCAAGGCAAAAAGAGATTATGAATTGAAGAAAGCTGCCTACGACATTGAAGTTTTCACCAAG AAAGCTCAGTCACAACTGGCATATGACCTTCAGGCATCcataacaaaacagaaaatcaaagaagaagaaatgcaGATCAAAGTTGTGGAAAGGTCACAGCAAATTAATGTACAGGAGCAA GAAATTCAACGCAAAGAGCGTGAATTGGAAGCAAATATCAAACGACCTGCTGAAGCGGATAAATACAAGACAGAAACTCTTGCAGAGGCTAACAA GAATCGTGTGATACTGGAAGCAGAAGCAGAGGCTGAAGCCATCAGG GTAAAAGGAGAAGCAGAAGCCTTCGCCATAGAAGCTAAAGCTAAAGCAGAGGCGGAGCAGATGGCCAAGAAAGCTGATGCTTGGAAAGAGTACAGAGAGGCTGCAGTGGTGGACATGGTTTTGGAGACTATGCCAAAG ATCGCAGCTGAAGTTGCTGCACCACTCTCTCAGTGTAAGAAGATTGTGATGGTATCAAATGGTCAGAGTGACGTTGGGGCCAGCAAGATCACAGCAGAAATCCTGGATATCGTGTCTAACCTACCCAAATCTGTTGAGGCATTGACTGGCATTGATATAAGCAAG TCAATGAGGCTGACCAACAGAGTGTAG
- the LOC136931868 gene encoding uncharacterized protein produces the protein MWGYLLISVFVLLPQDAHLLKPCPGDTRGDKRCNHDPTHRVCAKIGDPSTSFWRFTGQSSWCGSISDYGDSNDGMQRCPASSPTWCICKWATANWIKGEGCNENIQFDCEATDVCNLKASYKDFDVDLKPAHDCMMIKCKKQWDACGQAAEKKSYLNSDHVYLK, from the exons ATGTGGGGTTACCTGTTGATTTCGGTATTTGTCCTTTTACCCCAAGACGCACATCTTTTGAAACCCTGTCCAGGAGATACCAGAGGTGACAA aCGTTGCAATCATGACCCAACTCACAGAGTCTGTGCCAAGATAGGAGATCCAAGCACATCCTTTTGGAGGTTTACTGGGCAATCCTCATGGTGTGGATCTATAA GTGACTACGGTGATAGTAATGATGGAATGCAAAGATGCCCAGCTAGCAGTCCCACATGGTGTATATGCAAGTGGGCCACGGCTAACTGGATCAAGGGAGAAGGCTGTAATGAG AATATTCAGTTTGATTGTGAAGCCACGGATGTGTGCAACTTGAAG GCATCTTACAAAGATTTCGACGTCGATCTTAAGCCTGCTCACGATTGTATGATGATAAAGTGTAAGAAACAATGGGATGCCTGTGGCCAAGCAGCGGAAAAAAAATCCTACCTCAATTCGGACCACGTGtacttaaaataa
- the LOC136931858 gene encoding bicaudal D-related protein homolog gives MGQLVVKLKELRDKLELSHDKSKHVSSQGGRSEQKSLQINDRSKSRSRDYGATAEIEAVPEEVWTKKFEMMERILENQRKFLEDHNIKIQEIENVIQKIVAETRGKDNQHDTEAQQLRPELLVDLPVGSTHVVENEVRQRDLRKMFQRHEETLHSHTEQLEETCTKIETIREMLDDKKGFQESFLKRKLKEYEAMLRTHCENYEKLKIEIEDRLQLEQKLQDNLLAGFIVGFVIMVTICMLPRSLLTSG, from the exons ATGGGTCAGTTGGTGGTAAAACTAAAGGAGCTTCGGGATAAGTTGGAGTTGTCGCACGACAAGTCGAAACATG TTTCTTCCCAGGGTGGTCGATCTGAACAGAAGTCGTTGCAAATTAACGACCGCAGCAAATCCAGGAGCAGGGATTATGGAGCAACAGCTGAAATTGAAGCAGTCCCTGAAGAGGTTTGGACCAAGAAATTCGAGATGATGGAGCGCATTTTGGAAAACCAACGTAAATTTCTGGAAGATCACAATATCAAGATTCAAGAGATAGAAAATGTTATTCAAAAAATTGTAGCGGAGACACGAGGCAAAGACAATCAACACGACACCG aggcTCAACAACTTAGGCCGGAGTTGCTAGTCGATCTTCCCGTTGGATCAACACATGTTGTTGAAAATGAAGTGAGACAACGTGACCTTCGTAAGATGTTTCAGAGGCACGAAGAGACATTGCACAGTCATACAGAACAACTAGAGGAAACCTGTACGAAAATTGAAACCATCAGAGAAATGCTGGATGACAAGAAAG GTTTTCAGGAAAGCTTCTTGAAGAGAAAACTCAAGGAATACGAAGCAATGTTGAGAACACACTGTGAAAACTacgagaaattgaaaatagaAATCGAGGATCGACTTCAGTTGGAACAAAAACTTCAAGATAACTTGTTAGCTGGGTTTATAGTGGGGTTTGTGATTATGGTAACGATTTGCATGCTGCCAAGATCACTCCTCACATCAGGATGA
- the LOC136931842 gene encoding uncharacterized protein isoform X1, with amino-acid sequence MFSLQDISTGCLEIESLSNKGDCDEDDSLSIHSDGQTDNMSEEFPLDNKVTLRLKMGEDKTTENCDTTTRSNVDSHDRVSINRQADTRVSEYNSRVKLTKDNMSSSSEAAGEQLMKVYTIASKLHENESHEALCSPSATFSLERKMNPRELDREVYASDVTSRHIAQPTRLIEGCLDNQTSIYQTVSFVPMVSTRAFVPFQDINAYNDTHRSLTSYEMSLQRKPGCNCPCHISTSPHVLASEVKIQRPSVIMVPAKRDDKISDASSKQVDAVAPRPYMLKQANLPSVQRHEIHELGESDSSDDDEDGEREKYFRVSLDGTTARFKLTKEDWERIPINTFPSGGRLLSGDWTRIFLQKVKESNPWCSLRFKNNHVRSENSRKIHSAVFFRGGAECKRPECNVKVRFVIRKEMGKHVDVTYVGNVCHSANPGGSDVSSARKRRQVHSSRSPSYLHGSG; translated from the exons atgttttcgTTACAAGATATCAGCACTGGGTGTCTAGAAATTGAGAGTCTTTCAAACAAAGGCGATTGTGATGAAGACGACAGCCTCAGCATTCACTCAGATGGACAGACAGACAACATGTCAGAAGAATTTCCCTTGGACAACAAAGTAACACTACGTCTAAAAATGGGTGAGGACAAAACTACAGAGAACTGCGACACGACGACGAGGAGCAACGTGGATAGCCACGACAGAGTATCGATAAATCGACAAGCAGACACGCGAGTTTCCGAATACAATTCGCGTGTTAAATTGACGAAGGATAATATGAGTTCGTCTTCGGAAGCAGCGGGCGAACAGCTTATGAAAGTATATACAATTGCTTCGAAATTGCATGAGAATGAGAGCCACGAAGCATTGTGTTCACCTTCCGCGACATTTAGCTTGGAACGCAAGATGAACCCTCGGGAACTGGATCGAGAAGTTTATGCCAGCGATGTGACGTCAAGACATATTGCACAGCCAACTAGGTTAATCGAGGGATGTCTCGATAATCAGACTAGCATTTACCAGACAGTGTCTTTTGTCCCTATGGTCTCCACCAGAGCGTTTGTACCTTTCCAAGACATCAACGCATACAATGATACCCACAGATCCCTGACGTCATATGAGATGAGCCTCCAGCGAAAACCCGGTTGCAACTGTCCCTGTCACATTTCTACATCGCCTCATGTCCTTGCGTCCGAGGTAAAAATCCAGCGGCCATCGGTTATTATGGTTCCTGCCAAAAGAGATGACAAAATATCGGACGCTTCATCGAAG CAGGTTGACGCAGTGGCTCCGCGGCCATATATGttgaaacaagcaaatttacCAAGTGTCCAACGACATGAAATTCATGAATTG GGTGAATCAGATTCATCTGATGATGACGAAGATGGAGAACGTGAAAAGTACTTCAGGGTGAGCCTCGATGGGACGACAGCCAGGTTTAAGCTGACGAAAGAAGACTGGGAGAGAATTCCCATCAACACTTTCCCGAGCGGCGGCCGGTTGCTGAGTGGCGACTGGACTCGAATCTTTCttcaaaaagtaaaagaaagtaACCCATGGTGCAGTTTGCGCTTTAAGAACAATCACGTGAGATCAGAAAATTCCCGCAAAATTCATTCAGCGGTGTTCTTCAGAGGAGGTGCGGAGTGCAAGCGCCCAGAATGCAACGTTAAAGTGCGATTTGTTATCCGCAAAGAGATGGGAAAACACGTGGATGTGACGTATGTGGGTAACGTGTGTCACAGCGCAAATCCTGGCGGAAGTGACGTAAGTAGTGCGAGGAAAAGAAGACAAGTGCATTCATCACGCTCGCCGTCCTATCTGCATGGGTCCGGGTGA
- the LOC136931842 gene encoding uncharacterized protein isoform X2: protein MFSLQDISTGCLEIESLSNKGDCDEDDSLSIHSDGQTDNMSEEFPLDNKVTLRLKMGEDKTTENCDTTTRSNVDSHDRVSINRQADTRVSEYNSRVKLTKDNMSSSSEAAGEQLMKVYTIASKLHENESHEALCSPSATFSLERKMNPRELDREVYASDVTSRHIAQPTRLIEGCLDNQTSIYQTVSFVPMVSTRAFVPFQDINAYNDTHRSLTSYEMSLQRKPGCNCPCHISTSPHVLASEVKIQRPSVIMVPAKRDDKISDASSKVDAVAPRPYMLKQANLPSVQRHEIHELGESDSSDDDEDGEREKYFRVSLDGTTARFKLTKEDWERIPINTFPSGGRLLSGDWTRIFLQKVKESNPWCSLRFKNNHVRSENSRKIHSAVFFRGGAECKRPECNVKVRFVIRKEMGKHVDVTYVGNVCHSANPGGSDVSSARKRRQVHSSRSPSYLHGSG, encoded by the exons atgttttcgTTACAAGATATCAGCACTGGGTGTCTAGAAATTGAGAGTCTTTCAAACAAAGGCGATTGTGATGAAGACGACAGCCTCAGCATTCACTCAGATGGACAGACAGACAACATGTCAGAAGAATTTCCCTTGGACAACAAAGTAACACTACGTCTAAAAATGGGTGAGGACAAAACTACAGAGAACTGCGACACGACGACGAGGAGCAACGTGGATAGCCACGACAGAGTATCGATAAATCGACAAGCAGACACGCGAGTTTCCGAATACAATTCGCGTGTTAAATTGACGAAGGATAATATGAGTTCGTCTTCGGAAGCAGCGGGCGAACAGCTTATGAAAGTATATACAATTGCTTCGAAATTGCATGAGAATGAGAGCCACGAAGCATTGTGTTCACCTTCCGCGACATTTAGCTTGGAACGCAAGATGAACCCTCGGGAACTGGATCGAGAAGTTTATGCCAGCGATGTGACGTCAAGACATATTGCACAGCCAACTAGGTTAATCGAGGGATGTCTCGATAATCAGACTAGCATTTACCAGACAGTGTCTTTTGTCCCTATGGTCTCCACCAGAGCGTTTGTACCTTTCCAAGACATCAACGCATACAATGATACCCACAGATCCCTGACGTCATATGAGATGAGCCTCCAGCGAAAACCCGGTTGCAACTGTCCCTGTCACATTTCTACATCGCCTCATGTCCTTGCGTCCGAGGTAAAAATCCAGCGGCCATCGGTTATTATGGTTCCTGCCAAAAGAGATGACAAAATATCGGACGCTTCATCGAAG GTTGACGCAGTGGCTCCGCGGCCATATATGttgaaacaagcaaatttacCAAGTGTCCAACGACATGAAATTCATGAATTG GGTGAATCAGATTCATCTGATGATGACGAAGATGGAGAACGTGAAAAGTACTTCAGGGTGAGCCTCGATGGGACGACAGCCAGGTTTAAGCTGACGAAAGAAGACTGGGAGAGAATTCCCATCAACACTTTCCCGAGCGGCGGCCGGTTGCTGAGTGGCGACTGGACTCGAATCTTTCttcaaaaagtaaaagaaagtaACCCATGGTGCAGTTTGCGCTTTAAGAACAATCACGTGAGATCAGAAAATTCCCGCAAAATTCATTCAGCGGTGTTCTTCAGAGGAGGTGCGGAGTGCAAGCGCCCAGAATGCAACGTTAAAGTGCGATTTGTTATCCGCAAAGAGATGGGAAAACACGTGGATGTGACGTATGTGGGTAACGTGTGTCACAGCGCAAATCCTGGCGGAAGTGACGTAAGTAGTGCGAGGAAAAGAAGACAAGTGCATTCATCACGCTCGCCGTCCTATCTGCATGGGTCCGGGTGA
- the LOC136931838 gene encoding uncharacterized protein, which produces MMYSLHDITTASRKMERVSGDDGVDEDHETASNHSDDQMDRMSEEYPLENNNIMNIKDREHKFDNARITATSEEPSHSKDISISRPSGTSSSLTAVENTSARQAHAFETRSTEGDSMNGQPTASVYRNGLEPLPNSENDQKVNARINEPRKSPQENFNPEREREATYRTVWIAGNDQKIIQSPATPQHVTLDGQNESFYRSVWTAGDDLKIYAKAIDPKMTPQQGLSNYQTNTYKEISYAPMASKGELSPYRDLNVYTDTHRSLTSYEMGIHRKPCCNCFCHIPSLSYTLVPEVESHRPSVIMVPAKRDDMILDAPSQMESMTQRFLAQNLQPTKDQKQTGMMDESDSSDDDEDDNEERYFRVNIDGTVARFKLTKEDWEKIPINTFPSGGRLLSGDWTRIFLNKVKESNPWCSLRFKNNHVRSENSRKIHSAVFFRGGAECKRPECNVKVRFVIHKEMGKHVDVTYVGNVCHSTNPGGSDVASGRKRRQVRFARGRTNAQE; this is translated from the exons ATGATGTATTCACTTCATGACATCACCACAGCCAGTCGAAAAATGGAGCGCGTATCAGGAGATGATGGAGTCGATGAAGATCATGAGACTGCCAGTAATCATTCCGATGACCAGATGGACAGAATGTCCGAGGAATATCCTctggaaaacaacaacatcatGAACATAAAAGACAGAGAGCATAAGTTTGACAACGCGAGGATCACAGCGACCAGCGAAGAGCCGAGTCATTCCAAAGACATATCCATTAGCCGACCAAGTGGTACGTCTTCTTCATTGACAGCTGTTGAAAATACTTCTGCTAGGCAAGCACATGCCTTTGAGACAAGATCCACTGAAGGAGATAGCATGAATGGACAGCCAACTGCTTCTGTGTACAGAAATGGTCTTGAACCTTTGCCTAATTCAGAGAACGACCAGAAGGTTAATGCGAGGATTAATGAACCGAGAAAAAGCCCTCAGGAGAATTTCAATCCTGAAAGAGAGCGAGAGGCTACGTATCGCACTGTGTGGATTGCAGGGAATGACCAAAAAATTATCCAGTCACCAGCGACTCCTCAGCATGTTACACTCGATGGTCAAAATGAATCGTTCTATCGTTCTGTGTGGACCGCAGGAGACGACCTGAAGATTTACGCCAAGGCCATTGATCCAAAAATGACTCCTCAACAGGGATTGTCCAATTATCAGACAAATACTTACAAGGAAATATCTTATGCTCCCATGGCATCCAAAGGAGAACTTTCGCCTTACCGAGACTTAAATGTATACACTGATACCCACAGATCCTTGACTTCGTATGAGATGGGCATACACCGAAAACCCTGCTGTAACTGCTTCTGTCATATCCCGTCTTTATCTTATACTCTTGTGCCCGAGGTAGAAAGTCATCGGCCATCTGTTATTATGGTTCCTGCCAAACGAGATGACATGATACTAGACGCGCCGTCACAG ATGGAATCAATGACGCAAAGGTTTCTTGCACAAAACTTGCAGCCAACGAAGGATCAGAAGCAAACAGGAATGATG GACGAATCAGATTCATCCGACGATGACGAGGATGATAACGAAGAGAGGTATTTTCGGGTAAATATCGATGGAACTGTAGCAAGATTTAAGCTAACGAAAGAAGACTGGGAAAAAATTCCTATCAACACTTTCCCGAGCGGCGGCCGACTGCTTAGCGGAGACTGGACTCGAATTTTTCTAAACAAGGTAAAGGAAAGTAACCCATGGTGCAGTTTGCGCTTCAAGAACAATCACGTGAGATCAGAAAATTCCCGCAAAATTCATTCAGCGGTGTTCTTCAGAGGAGGTGCGGAGTGCAAGCGCCCAGAATGCAACGTGAAAGTGCGATTTGTTATCCACAAAGAGATGGGAAAACACGTGGATGTGACGTATGTGGGTAACGTGTGTCATAGCACAAATCCTGGCGGCAGTGACGTCGCAAGCGGGAGGAAAAGACGTCAGGTGCGCTTTGCACGGGGGCGCACAAATGCACAAGAGTGA